ATGCATACTGCAAAAGTGTTCAAAAGCGGTAACAGCCAGGCGGTCAGGATACCTAAGGAATATGCGATAGAGGAAAGTGAACTCTACATCCAAAGAGTTGGGAATTCTTTAGTGCTTTCATCAATGCATGTCCCATGGAGTTCTCTTCGAGATAGCCTGGCAAAGTTTTCAAATGATGTTTTCTCTGATGGTCGCAGGCAGCCAGAGGATCAAAAGAGAGTTTTCTGAATGTACCTTATAGATACAAATATATGCATATATTTGATTAAGAAGAAGTCTGAGTATCTACTTCAGAGATTTGAATCAGAAAAAGCTTTCGATATCGGAGTATCTGCCA
This sequence is a window from Candidatus Aegiribacteria sp.. Protein-coding genes within it:
- the vapB gene encoding type II toxin-antitoxin system VapB family antitoxin: MHTAKVFKSGNSQAVRIPKEYAIEESELYIQRVGNSLVLSSMHVPWSSLRDSLAKFSNDVFSDGRRQPEDQKRVF